The Anabaena sp. WA102 genome contains a region encoding:
- a CDS encoding AAA family ATPase, with protein MSKIEGFRVRNYRVIRDITLGKLWNTQTAKPLTPMTAVIGKNGVGKSTIFDTFGFLADCLKNGVEEACYAHGRGGFEKILSQGQQGSIEFEIYYKEDGNARPITYELAIDIDSSRRPYVKKERLRQRRKGQGKGQPFSFLILNEGRGIAWKGEQEGKQDDFDVSDLMDKIQRGEAEKESKETEVVELDDKRKLGIATLGSLKQHPRISMFRRFIEGWYLSYFTPDAARSLPLAGPQKHLNTHGDNLGNVVQFMEREHPKKFQSILEKIANKIPGVNKISTSPSPDGRLLLCFNDKGFQDPFYSQQMSDGTLKVFAYLLMLEDPSPPPFLCIEEPENGLYHKLLETLAREFREHTTGQKGGSQIFVTTHQPYFVDALEPEEVWILEKGEDGFAKIKRASEDPLINNLVSEGLPLGGLWYSDYLDAR; from the coding sequence ATGTCGAAGATAGAAGGCTTTAGAGTTAGAAATTACAGAGTTATTCGTGATATCACTTTGGGGAAATTATGGAACACACAAACTGCCAAGCCATTAACACCAATGACAGCCGTTATTGGTAAGAATGGTGTGGGAAAAAGTACCATTTTCGACACTTTTGGTTTTCTTGCCGATTGCTTAAAAAATGGAGTAGAAGAAGCTTGTTATGCTCATGGTCGTGGTGGCTTTGAGAAAATTCTCTCTCAAGGACAACAGGGAAGTATTGAGTTTGAAATCTATTATAAAGAAGATGGTAATGCCCGACCAATTACTTATGAATTAGCAATAGATATTGACTCATCTCGAAGACCTTATGTAAAAAAAGAGAGACTCAGACAACGCAGAAAAGGACAAGGTAAGGGACAACCTTTTTCTTTTTTAATTCTCAATGAAGGCAGAGGAATCGCATGGAAAGGTGAACAAGAAGGCAAACAAGATGATTTTGATGTGTCAGATTTAATGGATAAAATCCAAAGGGGTGAAGCAGAAAAAGAAAGCAAAGAAACCGAAGTAGTTGAACTTGACGATAAGCGAAAACTGGGAATTGCTACTTTAGGTTCACTTAAACAACATCCCCGAATTTCTATGTTTAGAAGATTTATTGAAGGATGGTATTTAAGCTATTTTACACCAGATGCTGCCCGCAGTTTACCTCTAGCTGGACCACAAAAGCATTTAAATACTCATGGAGATAATTTAGGTAATGTAGTTCAGTTTATGGAAAGAGAACATCCAAAAAAGTTTCAATCCATACTGGAAAAAATAGCCAACAAAATTCCCGGTGTCAACAAGATTAGCACTTCCCCAAGTCCAGATGGAAGACTGCTTTTATGTTTCAATGACAAAGGGTTTCAAGACCCATTTTACTCTCAACAAATGTCAGATGGTACACTCAAAGTATTTGCGTATCTTCTGATGTTGGAAGATCCATCACCACCACCATTTTTGTGTATCGAAGAACCAGAAAATGGACTTTATCATAAACTTTTAGAAACTCTAGCTAGAGAATTTCGAGAACACACTACAGGTCAAAAAGGTGGATCACAAATATTTGTGACAACACATCAACCATATTTTGTAGATGCCCTTGAACCTGAAGAAGTTTGGATATTAGAAAAGGGCGAAGATGGATTTGCTAAAATTAAGCGGGCTAGTGAAGATCCTCTGATTAATAATCTTGTTTCTGAAGGGTTGCCCCTGGGTGGACTTTGGTACAGTGACTACTTGGACGCAAGGTGA
- the pgsA gene encoding CDP-diacylglycerol--glycerol-3-phosphate 3-phosphatidyltransferase, whose protein sequence is MTLPNWITFSRLLGIPFLLYGLYNPTNEAKWICLTIFLIAALTDWLDGYLARKLNQISELGKFLDPLVDKLLVLAPLLVLVELGKIPAWAVFIILARELAIAGWRVNQTTITGANIWGKLKTVSQIIAISLLIAPLSPTWQTPVLITFWISVILTIVSGVIYLIPQKISE, encoded by the coding sequence ATGACTCTACCTAACTGGATTACTTTTTCTCGACTGCTGGGAATACCTTTTTTACTTTATGGTTTATATAATCCCACAAATGAAGCCAAATGGATATGTTTAACTATATTTTTAATTGCGGCTTTAACTGATTGGTTAGATGGATATTTAGCCAGAAAACTCAACCAAATTAGCGAATTAGGTAAATTTCTTGATCCTTTAGTAGATAAATTATTGGTACTTGCACCATTATTAGTATTAGTAGAATTAGGAAAAATCCCAGCTTGGGCAGTGTTCATAATTTTAGCACGGGAATTAGCGATCGCCGGTTGGCGAGTTAATCAAACCACCATCACCGGGGCAAATATTTGGGGTAAACTGAAAACAGTGAGTCAAATCATTGCCATATCTTTACTAATTGCCCCCTTATCACCAACTTGGCAAACTCCGGTTTTAATTACCTTTTGGATATCTGTAATATTGACAATTGTTTCAGGAGTTATTTATCTAATTCCTCAAAAAATTAGCGAGTAA
- the queG gene encoding tRNA epoxyqueuosine(34) reductase QueG produces the protein MNEYISIDSAAVKAKAKELGFHEVGIAAVGDLETTETEKLQAWLKMGYHADMEWMKNPKREDINLVMPEVRSLISVALNYYTPHQRPQGDEYGKISRYAWGRDYHKVIHKKLKELANWLESLGENVKARYYADTGPVQDKVWAQKAGIGWIAKNGNVITRKYGSWVFLAEILTNLQLESDRPSTQHCGTCTRCLQACPTGAITEPFIVDANRCIAYHTIENRAEELPADITPNLQGWIAGCDICQDICPWNQRFAQATNVKDFQPYPGNLAPKLVELAQISNEEWDKRFTASALRRIKPEMLRRNARANLDKSRHNNDPESNNF, from the coding sequence ATGAATGAATATATCTCAATAGACAGCGCAGCAGTCAAAGCAAAAGCCAAAGAATTGGGATTTCACGAAGTAGGGATTGCTGCTGTCGGTGATTTAGAGACGACAGAGACAGAAAAATTGCAAGCTTGGTTAAAAATGGGTTATCACGCCGACATGGAATGGATGAAAAATCCCAAGCGTGAGGATATTAATTTAGTGATGCCAGAAGTGCGATCGCTCATATCTGTAGCCTTAAATTATTATACCCCCCATCAACGTCCCCAGGGGGATGAATATGGCAAAATTTCCCGTTATGCTTGGGGTCGAGATTATCATAAAGTCATCCACAAAAAGCTCAAAGAACTAGCCAATTGGCTAGAATCCCTGGGCGAAAATGTCAAAGCCCGTTATTATGCAGATACAGGGCCAGTCCAAGATAAAGTTTGGGCGCAAAAAGCCGGCATTGGTTGGATTGCTAAAAACGGGAATGTGATTACCAGAAAATACGGTTCTTGGGTGTTCTTGGCAGAAATATTAACCAATCTGCAACTAGAAAGCGATCGCCCATCCACCCAACATTGTGGCACCTGTACTCGTTGTTTGCAAGCCTGTCCGACAGGTGCAATTACCGAACCCTTTATCGTGGATGCTAATCGCTGCATTGCCTATCATACCATTGAAAACCGCGCCGAAGAACTACCAGCAGACATCACACCCAATTTACAAGGATGGATCGCAGGTTGCGATATTTGTCAAGATATTTGTCCTTGGAATCAGCGATTTGCTCAAGCAACTAATGTCAAGGATTTTCAACCCTATCCTGGAAACTTAGCTCCCAAGCTGGTAGAATTAGCCCAAATATCCAATGAGGAGTGGGATAAAAGATTCACAGCATCAGCCTTGCGACGCATTAAACCAGAAATGTTACGACGTAATGCTCGCGCTAATCTTGATAAATCCAGGCATAATAATGACCCAGAAAGTAATAATTTTTGA
- a CDS encoding HAD-IA family hydrolase, with product MTQKVIIFDFDGTIADTVDALVTIANRLALEFGYVPINSQELVLLRNLTAKEIIKYSGVSLFKIPFMVKKVKGELKHKIPELKPIEGINTALIELHNQGYQLGIITSNSQENVNQFLKCHNLDYLFDFIYSGVTIFGKTTIINNVLRQKHFNPEAVIYVGDETRDIESAKKANIKVIAVSWGFNSSEALSKQNPDFLIHHPSELLAVIKSC from the coding sequence ATGACCCAGAAAGTAATAATTTTTGATTTCGATGGGACGATTGCTGATACAGTGGATGCTCTTGTAACTATTGCCAATCGTTTAGCCTTGGAATTTGGATATGTGCCGATTAATTCGCAAGAACTAGTCCTATTGAGAAATTTAACAGCCAAAGAAATTATTAAATATTCTGGTGTTTCCCTATTCAAAATTCCTTTTATGGTTAAAAAAGTAAAAGGAGAATTAAAACATAAAATCCCAGAATTAAAACCTATTGAGGGAATTAATACCGCATTAATAGAACTCCACAATCAAGGTTATCAACTGGGAATTATTACCTCTAACTCTCAAGAAAACGTCAATCAATTTCTTAAATGTCATAACTTAGATTATTTGTTTGACTTTATTTATTCAGGAGTAACTATTTTTGGTAAAACCACAATTATTAATAATGTGTTGCGACAAAAACATTTCAACCCTGAAGCAGTAATTTATGTCGGTGATGAAACTAGAGACATAGAATCTGCTAAAAAAGCCAATATCAAAGTTATTGCTGTCAGTTGGGGTTTTAATTCTTCCGAAGCCCTCAGCAAACAAAACCCAGATTTTTTAATTCATCATCCCAGTGAATTATTGGCTGTAATTAAAAGCTGTTAA
- the recA gene encoding recombinase RecA, with amino-acid sequence MAANTETSGKQKALNIVLGQIERSFGKGAIMRLGDATRMKVETISTGALTLDLALGGGLPKGRVIEIYGPESSGKTTIALHALAEVQRNGGIAAFVDAEHALDPTYAAALGVDIDNLLVSQPDNGESALEIVDQLVRSAAVDIVVIDSVAALVPRAEIEGDMGDIHVGLQARLMSQALRKITGNIGKSGCTVIFINQLRQKIGVTYGSPETTTGGNALKFYASVRLDIRRIQTLKKGTDEFGNRVKVKVAKNKVAPPFRIAEFDIIFGKGVSTIGCLVDIAEETGVLLRKGAWYSYSGENISQGRDNAIKYLEEKPEFAAKIKEQVLEKLDKGAVVSANSVVQPHDVEEEEEIELEEE; translated from the coding sequence ATGGCAGCTAATACTGAGACTTCTGGCAAGCAAAAAGCGTTAAATATCGTCCTGGGACAAATTGAGCGCAGTTTCGGAAAGGGAGCAATTATGCGCTTAGGTGATGCCACCCGGATGAAGGTAGAAACAATATCCACCGGGGCGCTCACTCTAGATTTAGCCTTGGGTGGTGGTTTACCCAAAGGACGGGTAATCGAAATCTACGGACCAGAAAGTTCTGGTAAAACTACTATTGCCCTCCATGCCCTCGCAGAAGTGCAAAGAAATGGTGGTATAGCGGCATTTGTAGACGCTGAACACGCATTAGACCCTACCTACGCCGCTGCATTGGGTGTAGATATTGATAACTTACTTGTTTCTCAACCAGACAATGGTGAATCAGCATTAGAAATAGTTGACCAACTTGTGCGTTCTGCGGCTGTTGATATTGTTGTTATTGACTCCGTTGCCGCTTTAGTTCCCCGCGCTGAAATTGAAGGGGATATGGGGGATATTCACGTAGGTTTACAAGCTCGGTTAATGAGTCAAGCCCTACGGAAAATTACTGGTAATATTGGTAAATCTGGATGCACAGTTATTTTTATTAACCAGTTGCGGCAAAAAATCGGTGTCACCTATGGTAGTCCAGAAACTACAACGGGTGGTAATGCGCTGAAATTTTACGCTTCCGTGCGCTTGGATATTCGCAGAATTCAAACTTTAAAAAAAGGAACTGATGAATTTGGCAACCGGGTCAAAGTCAAAGTAGCGAAAAATAAAGTTGCACCACCTTTTAGAATTGCCGAATTTGACATTATCTTTGGCAAAGGAGTTTCTACCATTGGTTGTTTAGTGGATATAGCCGAAGAAACTGGTGTTCTTCTTCGTAAAGGTGCTTGGTATAGCTACAGTGGTGAAAATATTTCCCAAGGTAGAGATAACGCGATTAAGTATTTAGAAGAAAAACCAGAATTTGCTGCCAAAATTAAAGAACAGGTTCTGGAAAAACTCGATAAAGGGGCTGTAGTTTCTGCTAATTCTGTAGTTCAACCCCATGATGTTGAGGAGGAAGAAGAGATTGAGTTAGAAGAGGAATAA
- a CDS encoding DUF1818 family protein: MERVIKSGAGWRIGWNPDAPEFKGLVGTEDWAIELTEAELNEFCRLFNQLADTMKHLTTELMDEEKIACEAESDLLWMEVEGYAHAYNLRFILNTGRGTEGKWEASAVAELLPAVGMLKVF, from the coding sequence ATGGAACGAGTCATCAAAAGCGGCGCTGGTTGGCGCATAGGCTGGAATCCAGATGCACCAGAATTTAAAGGCTTAGTCGGCACAGAAGATTGGGCAATAGAATTAACCGAAGCAGAATTAAACGAATTTTGTCGTCTATTTAATCAGCTTGCAGATACCATGAAGCATCTAACTACAGAATTAATGGATGAGGAAAAAATTGCCTGTGAAGCCGAAAGTGATTTATTATGGATGGAGGTGGAAGGTTATGCTCATGCCTACAATCTGCGCTTCATCCTCAATACAGGACGGGGGACAGAAGGTAAATGGGAGGCTTCAGCCGTAGCTGAATTGTTGCCAGCCGTCGGAATGTTAAAAGTTTTTTGA
- the rpiA gene encoding ribose-5-phosphate isomerase RpiA — MSIPADPVKLMKQEVGKAAANLVKSGSIVGLGTGSTTAYTIQYLGERLKSGELKDIVGIPTSFQSEVLAKEYGVPLTTLDAVDHIDIAIDGADEVDPHKNLIKGGGAAHTREKVVDYLAKQFIVVVDGGKLVARLGSSFAVPVEVIPMAITPVTNAIKALGGKPELRMGVRKAGPVITDQGNMVLDVTFDSIDDPVNLEKTLNNIPGVLENGIFVNCADIVLVGEVIDGKPVVRQL; from the coding sequence ATGTCCATACCAGCAGATCCAGTTAAATTGATGAAGCAAGAAGTTGGCAAAGCCGCCGCCAATTTGGTAAAATCAGGTTCCATAGTTGGTTTGGGGACAGGTTCAACCACAGCTTACACCATTCAATATTTAGGAGAACGCCTCAAATCAGGTGAACTCAAAGATATTGTCGGTATCCCCACCTCATTTCAATCAGAAGTATTAGCAAAAGAGTATGGCGTTCCTCTCACCACTTTAGACGCTGTAGACCATATTGATATCGCTATAGACGGGGCAGATGAAGTAGATCCCCATAAAAACTTGATTAAGGGTGGTGGTGCTGCACATACCCGCGAAAAAGTTGTAGATTACCTAGCAAAGCAATTTATTGTTGTCGTTGATGGTGGTAAATTAGTAGCCCGCTTAGGTTCTAGTTTCGCTGTACCAGTTGAAGTTATCCCTATGGCTATTACCCCCGTTACAAATGCCATTAAAGCACTTGGTGGTAAGCCAGAACTACGCATGGGTGTGAGAAAAGCAGGACCTGTAATCACTGACCAAGGTAACATGGTTTTAGATGTCACCTTCGATAGCATTGATGACCCTGTAAACTTGGAAAAAACACTGAATAATATCCCCGGTGTTCTGGAAAATGGCATTTTCGTCAATTGTGCAGATATCGTTCTTGTAGGTGAAGTTATTGATGGTAAACCTGTAGTTAGACAACTTTAG
- a CDS encoding tetratricopeptide repeat protein: MLETFPTSDLIAISVVIFGLAILGYLSIKTLITSNLFQKGINFYQAKDFENAEIVLRKVIAINSTNDMVRLLLGDILNQKGQIAEAKALFCEVIDSSPKNPDAYLRLANILMQEQQEVEAKANLLQAKELLQKQRQPERAKKVSLLLDKMSNL; this comes from the coding sequence ATGTTAGAAACATTTCCTACTTCCGATCTGATAGCCATTTCTGTAGTTATTTTTGGTCTTGCCATTCTTGGTTATTTGAGTATCAAAACATTGATTACCTCTAACTTATTTCAGAAAGGCATCAATTTTTATCAAGCCAAAGATTTTGAAAATGCCGAAATAGTTTTGAGAAAGGTTATTGCCATCAACTCTACAAATGATATGGTACGTTTGTTATTAGGGGATATTTTAAATCAGAAAGGACAAATTGCCGAAGCAAAAGCATTATTCTGTGAAGTAATTGATAGCAGTCCTAAAAATCCCGATGCTTATTTACGTTTAGCAAATATTCTCATGCAGGAACAACAGGAAGTAGAAGCTAAAGCTAATTTACTTCAAGCGAAAGAATTATTGCAGAAACAGCGTCAACCAGAAAGGGCGAAAAAGGTCAGCCTTTTGTTAGATAAAATGTCTAACCTGTGA
- a CDS encoding homogentisate phytyltransferase, whose protein sequence is MNQFYKQSSAIFPGSWFYSFWKFSRPHTIMGTILSVLGLYLITLGVTSTNFSSLHISQILATWVACISGNIYIVGLNQLEDIDIDKINKPDLPLASGEFTRGQGQLIVIIAGIVALALAWLTGPFLMGMVTISLAIGTAYSLPPIRLKQFPFWAALCIFSVRGTIVNLGLFLHFSWVLQRSQGIPGAVWALTVFILVFTFAIAIFKDIPDMEGDRFYNITTFTLQLGQQKVFNLALWVLTICYLGMILVALFHLAEVNTIFILITHTVALIVMWWQGAGVDLQDKQAITNFYQFIWKLFFIEYLIFPVSCLLA, encoded by the coding sequence ATGAATCAATTTTATAAACAAAGTTCTGCTATTTTTCCAGGAAGTTGGTTTTATTCTTTTTGGAAGTTTTCCCGTCCCCATACAATTATGGGAACAATTTTGAGTGTCTTGGGTTTATATTTAATTACCCTGGGTGTCACTTCAACAAATTTTTCTAGTTTGCATATTAGTCAGATTTTAGCAACATGGGTTGCTTGCATAAGTGGCAATATTTATATTGTTGGTTTGAATCAATTAGAAGATATTGACATTGATAAAATCAATAAACCTGATTTACCTCTAGCATCGGGGGAATTTACGAGAGGACAAGGACAATTAATTGTTATTATTGCTGGTATTGTTGCCTTAGCTTTAGCATGGCTAACTGGACCGTTTTTAATGGGCATGGTGACAATAAGTTTAGCAATTGGTACGGCTTATTCTTTACCGCCAATTCGGTTAAAACAGTTTCCTTTTTGGGCTGCTTTGTGTATTTTTTCGGTGCGGGGAACAATTGTTAATTTAGGTTTGTTTCTGCATTTTAGTTGGGTATTGCAAAGAAGCCAAGGGATTCCGGGTGCAGTTTGGGCTTTAACTGTGTTTATCTTGGTATTTACATTTGCGATCGCTATCTTCAAAGATATTCCTGATATGGAAGGAGATAGATTTTACAATATCACAACTTTCACCCTCCAACTCGGACAACAAAAAGTATTTAATCTTGCACTTTGGGTATTAACAATCTGTTATCTCGGCATGATTTTAGTAGCGTTATTCCATCTTGCGGAAGTCAACACTATCTTCATCTTAATCACCCATACCGTAGCTTTAATTGTCATGTGGTGGCAAGGTGCAGGAGTTGATTTACAAGATAAACAAGCCATTACTAATTTCTATCAATTTATCTGGAAATTGTTTTTCATTGAATACCTAATTTTTCCCGTCTCCTGTTTATTAGCTTAA
- a CDS encoding methyltransferase domain-containing protein → MSQILYKQIQEFYDASSSLWEQIWGEHMHHGYYGVDGQQVKERRQAQIDLIEELLKWADVKGAKNILDVGCGIGGSSLYLAEKFGANATGITLSPVQAARATERSLAMNLSQKTRFMVANAQEMPFEDNSFDLVWSLESGEHMPDKTKFLQECYRVLKPGGTLIMVTWCHRNTDKSSLTADEQKHLQDIYQVYCLPYVISLAEYEAIAWQLPLNNIRTADWSTAVAPFWNVVIDSAFTPQAFIGLLMAGWTTIQGALSLGLMRRGYETGLVRFGLLRGTK, encoded by the coding sequence ATGAGTCAAATACTTTACAAACAAATTCAGGAATTTTACGACGCTTCTTCCAGTCTGTGGGAACAGATTTGGGGGGAACATATGCACCACGGTTATTATGGCGTAGATGGTCAACAGGTGAAAGAACGCCGTCAGGCACAAATTGATTTAATTGAAGAATTGTTAAAATGGGCTGATGTTAAGGGTGCAAAAAATATTCTTGATGTCGGCTGTGGGATTGGTGGTAGTTCTTTATACTTAGCTGAGAAGTTTGGGGCAAATGCCACGGGAATTACACTGAGTCCTGTACAAGCTGCTAGGGCTACTGAAAGGTCTTTGGCAATGAATTTGAGTCAAAAAACTAGATTCATGGTTGCTAATGCTCAGGAAATGCCTTTTGAGGATAATTCTTTTGATTTGGTCTGGTCACTGGAAAGCGGTGAACATATGCCGGATAAAACTAAGTTTTTGCAAGAGTGCTATCGCGTATTAAAGCCCGGTGGGACTTTGATTATGGTGACATGGTGTCATCGAAATACGGATAAGTCATCACTGACAGCAGATGAACAAAAGCACTTGCAGGATATTTATCAGGTCTATTGTTTACCGTATGTAATTTCTTTAGCGGAGTATGAAGCGATCGCTTGGCAATTACCATTAAATAATATTCGCACGGCTGATTGGTCAACCGCAGTTGCTCCTTTTTGGAATGTTGTCATTGATTCGGCATTTACACCCCAAGCATTTATCGGTTTATTAATGGCTGGTTGGACTACAATTCAGGGGGCATTATCTTTAGGTTTAATGCGTCGAGGTTATGAAACTGGATTGGTTCGGTTTGGATTATTACGCGGGACAAAATAA
- a CDS encoding TrkH family potassium uptake protein, with amino-acid sequence MTVARTICLGFIAVILLGAILLTMPFSTGNGNWNDPIVALFTSTSAVCVTGLAVVDTGTEFSFLGQLFIALLAQIGGLGYMTTTTFLMLLIGRKFDLRQKVAIQQALDRPGMSGSSQIIRSIIVTTLLFELTGVFLLMIAFVPEKGWQEGTWLAIFHSVSAWNNAGFSLFKDNLIGYQSSPLVIITIGCLIIFGGIGYQVILDMYLWLRDSFTYQGNRLVRKTSCLIFSLDFKVATSTTLILLVLGTIAIFFIEIRNDSVFGQLSLSDKILAAWFQSVSTRTAGFNSIDIGKMTNAGLFIMIALMFIGASPGGTGGGIKTTTLRVLTSCTKAIIQGKEEVLLYNRKIAISLILKAVGVVFGSLATVIFATILISITDPKLAFIQILFEVVSAFGTVGLSTGITATLSTAAKLILILTMYIGRVGILLLMSSILGDPRPSRIHYPEENLLVG; translated from the coding sequence ATGACTGTTGCGCGGACAATTTGTTTGGGATTTATTGCTGTCATTCTTTTGGGAGCAATTCTCTTAACAATGCCTTTTTCAACTGGTAACGGTAATTGGAATGACCCAATTGTTGCCCTATTTACTTCAACTTCAGCGGTTTGTGTCACAGGATTAGCAGTGGTAGATACTGGGACTGAATTTTCCTTTCTAGGTCAGTTATTTATTGCTCTATTAGCCCAAATTGGTGGTTTAGGTTATATGACAACTACCACATTTTTAATGTTATTAATTGGCAGAAAATTTGACTTGAGACAAAAAGTAGCAATTCAGCAAGCTTTAGACCGTCCAGGCATGAGTGGTAGCTCTCAAATTATCCGTTCTATTATTGTGACTACCTTGTTGTTTGAACTCACGGGAGTATTTTTATTAATGATAGCTTTTGTTCCCGAAAAAGGTTGGCAAGAAGGAACTTGGTTAGCTATTTTTCACAGTGTCAGTGCTTGGAACAATGCTGGATTTAGTTTATTTAAAGATAATTTAATTGGCTATCAATCTTCTCCTTTAGTGATTATCACAATTGGCTGTTTAATTATCTTTGGAGGTATTGGTTATCAAGTAATTTTGGATATGTATTTGTGGTTGCGAGACAGCTTTACCTATCAAGGTAATCGCCTCGTTAGAAAGACAAGTTGTTTAATATTCTCTCTAGATTTTAAGGTTGCTACTAGCACAACTTTAATATTATTAGTGCTAGGAACAATTGCAATTTTCTTTATAGAAATCAGAAACGATAGCGTCTTTGGGCAATTAAGTTTATCTGATAAAATATTAGCTGCTTGGTTTCAGTCAGTCAGTACCAGAACCGCTGGTTTTAACAGCATTGACATTGGGAAAATGACTAATGCGGGATTATTCATTATGATTGCACTGATGTTTATTGGTGCAAGTCCAGGAGGTACAGGAGGAGGAATCAAAACCACTACTTTACGAGTTCTGACCAGTTGTACAAAGGCAATTATCCAAGGCAAAGAAGAGGTATTATTATATAATCGTAAAATTGCCATTTCTTTAATTTTAAAAGCTGTGGGGGTGGTGTTCGGTTCATTAGCAACAGTGATTTTTGCCACCATTTTAATTAGTATTACCGACCCCAAATTGGCTTTTATTCAAATTCTTTTTGAAGTAGTATCAGCCTTTGGTACAGTAGGACTTTCCACAGGGATTACAGCTACTCTTTCTACCGCAGCAAAATTAATTTTAATTCTCACCATGTATATTGGTCGCGTTGGTATTTTATTATTGATGTCATCTATACTAGGTGATCCTCGTCCTAGCAGAATTCACTATCCCGAAGAAAATCTCCTTGTTGGATAA
- a CDS encoding potassium channel family protein yields MNLSSLKFLRSLRKDNHQFAVIGLGRFGRSVCSTLHNLGYQVLATDVDEKRVSEALNEEIVGHALQLDSTESAALKEAGIFEFDTVIVAIGNYVQESIITTLNVKEGGVPHVVAKASSEVHRKLLQRVGADHVVFPEYEAGCALARTLTKPGILERFDLDPDNSIVELIVPDEFHGKTIAELQLRNRYGLNMLAVSHDGKFIINPEPTKRLEKGSAMVVIGCNKDINRLPI; encoded by the coding sequence ATGAACCTTTCATCCTTAAAATTTCTTCGCAGTTTACGTAAAGATAACCACCAATTTGCTGTAATTGGATTAGGTCGTTTTGGTCGTTCTGTTTGTTCAACATTGCATAATTTAGGTTATCAAGTATTAGCTACAGATGTTGATGAAAAACGGGTTTCCGAAGCATTGAATGAAGAAATAGTTGGTCATGCTTTGCAACTCGATTCAACTGAATCAGCAGCCCTGAAAGAAGCCGGAATTTTTGAATTTGATACCGTTATTGTCGCCATTGGTAACTACGTTCAGGAAAGTATTATTACTACCTTAAATGTGAAAGAAGGTGGTGTACCTCACGTAGTTGCAAAAGCCTCTAGTGAAGTTCACCGCAAATTATTACAACGAGTGGGCGCAGATCATGTAGTATTTCCTGAATATGAAGCTGGTTGTGCTTTAGCAAGAACACTCACTAAACCGGGAATTTTAGAAAGATTTGATCTTGACCCAGATAACAGTATTGTGGAGTTAATTGTCCCTGATGAATTTCATGGGAAAACTATTGCTGAACTGCAACTGCGTAACCGCTACGGTTTAAATATGTTGGCTGTAAGTCATGATGGTAAATTTATCATTAATCCCGAACCAACTAAACGTTTAGAAAAAGGTTCTGCAATGGTAGTAATTGGTTGT